The nucleotide window CCGGACCCCGCGAGCAGGGCGGCGAACCGTTCCTTGCCCTCGGCGGTCAGCTTGTAGACGACCCGGCCACGCCGGCCGGTCAACGGCGGCGGCATTGCCACGTCGTCGGGGTCTGGCTCGAACTCGGTGATCCAGCCCCCCGATTGGAGCCGCCGGAGGGTCGGATACAGCGACCCGTACGAGATCGCCGCACGGAATGCACCGAGCAGGGTCGTCAGCCGCTTGCGCAGCTCGTACCCGTGCATGGGGCCCTCGTGCAGGAGCCCCAGGATCGCGAACTCGAGCACCGCCGGGCCTCCTCTCGTCCACCTGGCGTTGGCTGACCCCGATGTATCGAGACGATACATCGTCTCGACGCCTCGGTGGAGAGGGACGCGAACGTAATCCATGTCATGCGTTCACTTTCCGGTCACGACAACGGGCAGATGGGCCCGGACCGCGGCGTACTCTTCGCCTGTGCGGACCCAGAGACAGGTGGTGGACTACACGCTTCGGCGCCGGGCGCTGCTGCGTGAGGTCTACGCGGGTCGCGTCGGCACGATGGAGGTCTGCGACGCGTCCCCGTACCTCGTCCGCGCGTCGAAATTCTTCGGAGAGGCGACGACGGCGCCCTGCCCGATCTGCCGGCGGGAGCCTCTCTGGCACGTGCACTACATCTACGGCGACGAGTTGCGCGCGTCGGCGGGGCAGGCGCGGCCGAAGGCCGAGCTGGCGATCCTGGCCATGGACTACCGGGCGTTCGACGTCTACGTGGTCGAGGTCTGCCGGGGATGCAGCTGGAACCACCTGGTGGAGAAGTTCACGCTGGGGCGCGACGGCCTCACCAGCGATGACTCCGACGGGCGCAAGCGCGCGGCCGACTGACGCCGACTGATCCGCCTAACGGCTCGACTTCGGACCGGTGCCGGGCGTCGTTTGCTACGGCGAGGTTGACTAGCTGACGTTTGGCTTAAACCTGGATAAGGATGTGCACGGGTTGCCCCCTGTTGCGCCTGCAATAGGAGAGGATCGCGGACGGTGAGCAGTAGCTCGGCTGACCAGCTGGTTCCAGGAGGGCTCGTGAGCTTCAGGCCCGATCACGGCAAGGCGTGGGAAATGGTGATTGCTCTGTGAGCGGCATTTCACAGGAGCGGCTGGCTGTTTTGATCGCTTGGTGCTTCCGGGGCATGGTGGACGCATGACTTACGGTCACACTCCTGACGACGATCCCGACGTCGGAGGGCGTTCGTCGAGCGGTGGCACGGTGTACGGCGGTTCCGCTCCACGCGGCTCCGGCGGTGGCACCGTCTACGGCGGTGGCTCGTCGGCCGGCTCGTCCGGCACGACGTACGGGTCGCCGGCCGCCGGGCGCGGTACCACCTACGG belongs to Cryptosporangium phraense and includes:
- a CDS encoding DUF5318 family protein, yielding MRTQRQVVDYTLRRRALLREVYAGRVGTMEVCDASPYLVRASKFFGEATTAPCPICRREPLWHVHYIYGDELRASAGQARPKAELAILAMDYRAFDVYVVEVCRGCSWNHLVEKFTLGRDGLTSDDSDGRKRAAD